From one Microbacterium sp. 10M-3C3 genomic stretch:
- the mobF gene encoding MobF family relaxase, translating into MTIRVMSSGRGYEYLLKSVVAGDGDRDMGTALTRYYTETGSPPGLWLGAGLTSLDTGQGPALADGDQVTEEQLARLLGDGVHPVTGAPLGLRYPRLQPPRERIATRVAKLDASLTGGHRDEAIDRIRAEELAKKPRTAVAGFDLTFSPPKSLSAIWGVADAGTQSLIAQAHHAAMRDTLAHLEQRVAATRVGHGGIARMPVVGVIATAFDHYDSRAADPQLHTHLVVSNKVQGEDGHWRSLDSRTLHRATVALSASYNAFLTDHTARLLDVVWVPVDRGKDRNTGWEIEGVPAGLLAEFSRRTTGGGDDGAGIAEATQRLIDDFVAEYGRTPSRTTVAKLRQQATLETRPEKDPHSLAELTAQWRERATAVLGEDATTWAAHLLARGAGQVRLRADDLNAGQVESIAAVVLMEVANRRATWGRWNLHAEAMRQLMGLRFVSTRDRITALDQIVQHAEAHSLRLTPDYDRPVPDTYMRTDGTNRFQPADQIAYSSQDILDAETRLLQHAEAEDAPRLTARLVSRHVTRKIGGVALAPDQAAAITAIAGSGLTLDLLVGPAGAGKTTALRALHRAWTAAHGRDSVIGLAPSAAAAEVLGDSLGVRAENTAKFLWEHGIGRWSLQAGQLVLIDEASLAGTLALDRITAHAAEVGAKVVLIGDWAQLSAIETGGAFGMLVRHRHGVPELTDVRRFTNEWEKTASLALRRGEPGVLDVYDEQGRLHGGGLDQMLDVLYAAWQEDRAAGLSTLMIAGNGEAVAELNQRARADLIDAGHVDAEGVLLHDGTTAGVGDLVVTRLNDRTLSTGRSWVKNGDRWHVAHRYDDGSLAVRRVGKGDGPHGKALVLPAGYVADEVELGYAATAHRAQGSTVDTAHALIDPEKASRELFYVAMTRGRARNEAYVIQPDPHEVEPHLDPPEEKTVTGHLARVLARSDADPSATETLAREVDRHASLATLLDEFDLLAREARAERWAVLLDVAPFPEDVADDVFTSPYYEHLEGALARHEAAGHDVNATLTSLAPTISLGEEQADPAARLATALDSATMNLAAGRGKRPRRVAGLIPIPDAPAPDDVQAALDARRVLIEIAARRSAQHALRSAEAWTSKLRPPSDQRAQNAWLERVATVALYRSRYEIAGSAPLGNPKDITKAQQAAEYRIAYAALRRAQSRSERATHTMPHRQQPQASPSRSL; encoded by the coding sequence ATGACGATCCGCGTGATGTCGTCCGGTCGCGGCTACGAGTATCTCCTCAAGTCGGTCGTCGCGGGCGACGGAGACCGCGACATGGGCACCGCCCTGACCCGCTATTACACCGAGACGGGTAGCCCGCCGGGCCTTTGGCTCGGCGCCGGGCTCACGAGTCTGGACACTGGACAGGGCCCAGCTCTCGCAGATGGTGATCAGGTGACCGAGGAACAGCTCGCACGCCTCCTGGGTGACGGCGTTCATCCGGTGACCGGCGCGCCGCTGGGGTTGCGGTATCCGCGGCTGCAACCCCCGCGCGAGCGCATCGCAACCCGGGTTGCGAAGCTCGACGCATCGCTCACTGGCGGGCACCGAGACGAAGCGATCGACCGCATCCGCGCGGAGGAGCTGGCGAAGAAGCCTCGCACCGCGGTTGCGGGGTTCGATCTGACGTTCTCGCCGCCGAAGTCGCTGAGCGCGATCTGGGGTGTCGCCGACGCGGGCACGCAGTCGCTGATCGCCCAGGCTCATCATGCCGCGATGCGCGACACGCTCGCGCATCTCGAGCAGCGGGTCGCCGCGACTCGGGTCGGGCATGGCGGGATCGCCCGCATGCCGGTGGTCGGCGTCATCGCGACGGCATTCGATCACTACGACTCCCGCGCCGCCGACCCACAGCTGCACACGCACCTGGTCGTGTCGAACAAGGTGCAGGGCGAGGACGGGCACTGGCGGTCGCTGGACTCCCGGACACTGCACCGAGCCACGGTGGCGCTGTCGGCGTCGTACAACGCGTTCCTCACCGATCACACCGCCCGGCTACTGGACGTGGTGTGGGTGCCGGTGGACCGCGGGAAGGACCGCAACACCGGCTGGGAGATCGAGGGCGTCCCGGCCGGGTTGCTCGCAGAGTTCTCCCGCCGCACAACCGGCGGCGGCGATGACGGCGCGGGGATCGCGGAGGCCACGCAACGGCTGATCGACGATTTCGTCGCCGAGTACGGGCGCACCCCGTCGCGCACGACGGTGGCGAAGCTGCGGCAGCAAGCGACGCTGGAGACACGGCCGGAGAAGGATCCGCACTCGCTCGCCGAGCTGACCGCGCAGTGGCGCGAGCGGGCGACCGCCGTGCTCGGCGAAGACGCCACCACCTGGGCTGCACATCTCCTCGCCCGCGGGGCCGGACAGGTGCGCCTGCGGGCCGATGATCTGAATGCTGGGCAGGTGGAGAGCATCGCGGCGGTAGTGCTCATGGAGGTCGCGAACCGGCGGGCGACCTGGGGACGCTGGAACCTGCACGCCGAAGCGATGCGGCAGCTGATGGGTCTGCGCTTCGTCTCTACCCGCGATCGGATCACCGCTCTCGACCAGATCGTGCAGCACGCCGAGGCGCATTCCCTGCGACTCACCCCCGACTACGACCGACCCGTGCCCGACACGTACATGCGCACGGACGGGACGAACCGGTTCCAGCCGGCCGATCAGATCGCGTACTCGAGTCAGGACATCCTCGACGCCGAGACACGGCTCCTCCAGCACGCTGAGGCCGAGGACGCGCCGCGGCTCACGGCGCGTCTCGTCTCCCGGCACGTGACCCGCAAGATCGGCGGAGTGGCCCTTGCCCCGGATCAGGCGGCGGCGATCACGGCGATCGCGGGCTCCGGTCTCACTCTCGATCTGCTCGTCGGACCGGCCGGCGCGGGGAAGACGACTGCGCTGCGCGCACTGCACAGGGCGTGGACGGCCGCGCACGGTAGGGACTCCGTGATCGGGCTGGCGCCTTCGGCCGCTGCTGCCGAGGTTCTCGGCGACAGCTTGGGGGTGCGGGCAGAGAACACGGCGAAGTTCCTCTGGGAGCACGGCATAGGCCGTTGGAGCCTTCAGGCCGGGCAGCTCGTGCTGATCGACGAGGCGTCCCTCGCGGGCACGCTGGCGCTGGATCGCATCACCGCGCACGCGGCAGAGGTCGGGGCGAAGGTCGTGCTGATCGGCGACTGGGCGCAGCTGTCAGCGATCGAGACCGGTGGCGCGTTCGGGATGCTCGTACGCCACCGCCACGGCGTGCCCGAGCTGACCGATGTGCGCCGTTTCACCAACGAGTGGGAGAAGACCGCCAGCCTCGCGCTGCGCCGTGGCGAGCCCGGCGTGCTGGACGTCTACGACGAGCAGGGCCGGCTGCACGGCGGCGGGCTCGACCAGATGCTCGACGTCCTCTACGCCGCGTGGCAGGAAGACCGCGCGGCGGGCCTGTCCACGCTGATGATCGCCGGGAACGGTGAAGCCGTCGCGGAACTGAACCAGCGCGCCCGCGCCGACCTCATAGACGCCGGTCACGTCGACGCCGAGGGAGTGCTCCTTCACGATGGGACGACAGCGGGAGTCGGGGATCTCGTCGTCACCCGCCTCAACGACCGCACTCTCTCTACAGGGCGGTCATGGGTGAAGAACGGCGACAGATGGCACGTCGCCCACCGCTACGACGATGGCTCATTGGCCGTCCGCCGCGTCGGGAAAGGCGATGGCCCCCACGGAAAAGCGCTCGTACTGCCGGCCGGGTACGTCGCCGACGAGGTGGAGCTCGGATACGCGGCGACCGCGCATCGGGCGCAGGGCTCCACCGTGGACACCGCGCACGCGCTCATCGACCCCGAGAAGGCATCCCGAGAACTGTTCTACGTCGCGATGACCCGCGGCCGAGCACGCAACGAGGCGTATGTGATCCAGCCCGACCCGCATGAGGTCGAGCCACACCTTGACCCGCCGGAGGAGAAGACCGTCACCGGACACCTCGCGCGGGTGCTGGCACGCAGCGACGCTGACCCGTCCGCCACCGAGACTCTCGCCCGCGAAGTCGACCGGCACGCATCCCTCGCGACGCTGCTGGACGAATTCGACCTCCTGGCCCGCGAAGCACGCGCCGAACGCTGGGCCGTGCTTCTCGATGTCGCGCCGTTCCCGGAGGACGTCGCTGACGACGTGTTCACCAGCCCCTACTACGAGCACCTTGAAGGGGCCCTTGCCCGGCATGAGGCCGCGGGCCACGATGTGAACGCCACCCTGACGTCCCTCGCACCGACGATCAGCCTCGGAGAAGAGCAAGCCGACCCGGCAGCACGCCTCGCCACAGCACTGGACTCAGCGACGATGAACCTCGCCGCAGGGCGAGGCAAGCGGCCCCGTCGCGTCGCCGGGCTCATCCCCATCCCCGATGCCCCGGCGCCGGACGATGTGCAGGCAGCGCTCGACGCGC